The Prochlorococcus marinus XMU1408 genome includes a region encoding these proteins:
- a CDS encoding Notch domain-containing protein, which produces MDFKKALNLNSYEWWRNHRRFVTFGGFLVLLGCWVNPVIQESRNKNLCVRTYSELYTVPEVLEKFNAKQLEEFGLDTNDFAKALAYQTCTSQKAIGK; this is translated from the coding sequence ATGGATTTTAAAAAAGCACTAAATCTCAATAGTTATGAATGGTGGAGAAACCATAGAAGATTCGTTACTTTTGGTGGATTCTTAGTTCTATTGGGATGCTGGGTCAATCCTGTTATTCAAGAATCAAGGAATAAAAATTTGTGTGTTCGTACATATTCAGAGCTTTATACCGTCCCTGAAGTTCTTGAAAAATTTAATGCGAAACAATTAGAAGAGTTCGGACTTGATACAAATGACTTTGCTAAAGCTTTGGCATATCAAACCTGTACGAGTCAAAAAGCTATTGGTAAATAA
- a CDS encoding class I SAM-dependent methyltransferase, protein MKEFNPENISLLTCKSRFDLWIQFINLKSVSEIAEIGVFRGLFASQILKNCLSINRYYMIDPWKKLKDWNKPLNIDNQTFEQCYLETLERTDFAKSRRIILRGKTTEVINQIDDESLDLIYIDGDHTLKGISIDLLNSYSKVKDGGYIAGDDFCVSIWQHKSNYEPTLIFPYAIYFAEAVGAHIYALPFNQFVIKKDIKKKDFKFINLSGDSRYNNSSLLKQFEIQLKNIEI, encoded by the coding sequence TTGAAAGAATTTAACCCTGAAAATATTAGTCTTCTTACTTGTAAATCAAGATTTGATTTATGGATACAATTTATAAATCTTAAAAGTGTATCTGAAATTGCCGAAATAGGTGTTTTTAGAGGATTATTTGCTTCTCAAATACTTAAAAATTGTTTATCTATAAATAGATACTATATGATTGACCCATGGAAAAAATTAAAAGATTGGAATAAACCTTTAAACATTGATAATCAAACTTTTGAGCAATGTTACTTAGAAACTCTAGAGAGAACAGATTTTGCGAAAAGTAGAAGAATAATTCTAAGAGGAAAAACCACGGAAGTAATAAATCAAATAGATGATGAGTCTTTAGATCTTATATATATTGATGGCGATCATACATTGAAAGGAATATCTATAGATCTATTAAATTCATATTCAAAAGTAAAAGATGGAGGATACATTGCTGGGGATGACTTTTGCGTATCAATATGGCAACACAAATCAAATTATGAACCTACTTTAATATTTCCATATGCAATTTATTTTGCTGAGGCAGTAGGAGCCCATATTTATGCATTACCTTTTAATCAGTTTGTAATTAAAAAAGATATAAAGAAAAAAGATTTTAAATTTATTAATTTGTCAGGTGATTCTAGATATAATAATAGCTCTTTATTAAAACAATTTGAAATACAACTCAAAAATATTGAAATATAA